One Lucilia cuprina isolate Lc7/37 chromosome 4, ASM2204524v1, whole genome shotgun sequence DNA segment encodes these proteins:
- the LOC111685829 gene encoding serine protease grass-like — protein sequence MIFEKFAKILILKFVIIIALVEGGYHHGLSTHTDCLTPEHVRGSCVPSAKCRRIEWMLDNWSAPYPEHVVRYIRQSHCGTQGDIHFNCCAFYDIKGHIHPPTQNAYTPTTPTPPVHNLHHAFHSGQSQHLYSNNLPFQHRPTANYIRQPLGERILRSMACGSINGDRISNGELVRLSEFPWMVLLETRDVRSRERFRCSGTLITNQYVLTAGHCADAKNDIISVRLGEHDLKSEHDCEHYKKPHVVSYCAPPYEDVDIETIILHPEYNANTLENDIALIRLVRSVEFQSHIKPVCLPIDAGTTNEIPTDQIVAGWGVTEKGYASEILLKASIPVQPLAVCQNIYQPNPPLSEAKLCAGGVDKRSTCRADSGGPLFTAIPYEHYQRRYVQFGITSAGSKACGGRHNLPGIYTNVRTFIPWIISNIY from the exons AtgatttttgagaaatttgcaaaaatattaatattaaaatttgtaataataattgcaTTGGTCGAGGGCGGTTATCATCATGGATTATCCACCCATACAg atTGTTTAACCCCTGAACATGTTCGTGGTTCATGTGTACCCTCCGCTAAATGTCGCCGTATAGAATGGATGTTGGACAATTGGTCAGCACCCTATCCGGAGCATGTTGTACGCTATATACGACAAAGTCATTGTGGAACTCAAGGAGATATA CATTTCAATTGTTGTGCTTTTTACGACATTAAGGGTCACATACATCCACCTACACAAAATGCTTATACACCCACTACACCTACACCTCCAGTGCACAATCTTCATCATGCCTTTCACTCGGGTCAGAGTCAACACTTATATTCGAATAATTTACCATTTCAACATCGTCCCACTGCCAATTATATACGACAACCTTTAGGTGAACGTATTTTACGTTCTATGGCCTGTGGTTCCATTAATGGTGATCGTATATCGAATGGTGAACTCGTTAGATTATCAGAATTTCCTTGGATGGTCTTACTGGAAACTCGGGATGTGAGATCTCGAGAAAGATTTCGTTGTTCGGGTACTTTGATAACAAATCAATATGTTTTGACGGCTGGACATTGTGCCGATGCGAAAAATGATAT cattTCGGTACGTTTGGGCGAACACGATCTTAAATCTGAACATGATTGTGAGCATTATAAAAAACCTCATGTAGTTTCCTATTGTGCTCCTCCCTATGAAGATGTAGATATTGAAACTATAATTCTACATCCTGAATATAATGCCAATACTTTAGAGAATGATATTGCTCTTATAAGATTGGTAAGATCGGTGGAATTtcaaa gtcATATTAAACCGGTTTGTTTACCCATTGATGCTGGTACAACTAATGAAATACCCACCGATCAAATTGTAGCCGGCTGGGGAGTTACAGAAAAAG GTTATGCCTCTGAAATATTACTGAAAGCCTCTATACCGGTACAACCTTTAGCTGTTTGTCAAAATATCTATCAACCAAATCCTCCTCTCTCTGAGGCAAAACTATGCGCTGGTGGTGTTGATAAACGTAGCACCTGTAGAGCTGATTCTGGTGGTCCCTTATTCACTGCCATTCCCTATGAACATTATCAACGGCGTTATGTACAATTTGGCATTACCTCGGCCGGAAGTAAGGCCTGTGGCGGTAGACATAATTTACCCGGTATCTATACAAATGTTCGAACATTTATACCTTGGATAataagtaatatttattaa
- the LOC111687043 gene encoding superoxide dismutase [Cu-Zn], chloroplastic isoform X1, with amino-acid sequence MSFLTVHSLQILKYFCVIIVILCNLINDHTIAAQSILDRFRPSSNLSSVGVDEQVKIVSGTKVKRFERFTVPLGGTVNLLQPQPSLYYVCPQFQYFNNFRPLFVTGWPYYPVRVAPQWQAGAKITGEGIDGMITFQQLPYNNDIKVTLNATGIPAGKHALHIHTYGDLTDGCKSTGGQFPNNFLGNIDVKEGGEINVAFISVYLTLFGYNGIIGRSIVIHEKPIDLNTALNADIFSSSLHALPNNQAFQNEENSVGEPIACGVISIMGVPVAEK; translated from the exons ATGTCATTTCTAACGGTTCATTCACTTCAAATACTTAAATACTTCTGTGTCATTATAGTAATTTTGTGTAATTTGATCAATGATCATACAATTGCGGCTCAAAGTATTCTAGATCGTTTTCGTCCCAGCTCAAATTTATCTAGTGTTGGTGTCGATGAACAAGTGAAAATTGTTTCCGGCACAAAAGTGAAGCGTTTTGAACGTTTTACAGTGCCATTGGGTGGAACGGTAAATCTTTTGCAACCTCAACCGTCGTTGTATTATGTATGTCCACAAttccaatattttaataattttaggcCTTTATTTGTAACAGGTTGGCCATACTATCCGGTACGG GTGGCACCACAATGGCAGGCAGGAGCTAAAATAACAGGTGAAGGTATAGATGGTATGATAACTTTCCAGCAGTTGCCCTATAATAATGACATCAAGGTTACTCTGAATGCCACTGGTATACCAGCCGGTAAACATGCTCTACACATACACACCTATGGCGACCTAACAGATGGCTGTAAATCGACTGGAGGACAATTTCCAAATAATTTT CTAGGCAATATCGATGTAAAAGAAGGCGGCGAAATAAATGTGGCCTTTATCAGTGTCTATTTAACATTGTTCGGTTATAATGGCATTATAGGACGTTCTATTGTTATACACGAGAAACCTATTGATTTGAATACAGCCTTAAATGCTGATATATTTTCATCGTCTCTACATGCTCTACCAAATAATCAGGCATTTCAGAATGAAGAGAATTCTGTGGGCGAACCAATAGCTTGTGGTGTTATCAGCATTATGGGTGTACCAGTTGcagagaaataa
- the LOC111687043 gene encoding superoxide dismutase [Cu-Zn] 5 isoform X3 gives MSFLTVHSLQILKYFCVIIVILCNLINDHTIAAQSILDRFRPSSNLSSVGVDEQVKIVSGTKVKRFERFTVPLGGTVAPQWQAGAKITGEGIDGMITFQQLPYNNDIKVTLNATGIPAGKHALHIHTYGDLTDGCKSTGGQFPNNFLGNIDVKEGGEINVAFISVYLTLFGYNGIIGRSIVIHEKPIDLNTALNADIFSSSLHALPNNQAFQNEENSVGEPIACGVISIMGVPVAEK, from the exons ATGTCATTTCTAACGGTTCATTCACTTCAAATACTTAAATACTTCTGTGTCATTATAGTAATTTTGTGTAATTTGATCAATGATCATACAATTGCGGCTCAAAGTATTCTAGATCGTTTTCGTCCCAGCTCAAATTTATCTAGTGTTGGTGTCGATGAACAAGTGAAAATTGTTTCCGGCACAAAAGTGAAGCGTTTTGAACGTTTTACAGTGCCATTGGGTGGAACG GTGGCACCACAATGGCAGGCAGGAGCTAAAATAACAGGTGAAGGTATAGATGGTATGATAACTTTCCAGCAGTTGCCCTATAATAATGACATCAAGGTTACTCTGAATGCCACTGGTATACCAGCCGGTAAACATGCTCTACACATACACACCTATGGCGACCTAACAGATGGCTGTAAATCGACTGGAGGACAATTTCCAAATAATTTT CTAGGCAATATCGATGTAAAAGAAGGCGGCGAAATAAATGTGGCCTTTATCAGTGTCTATTTAACATTGTTCGGTTATAATGGCATTATAGGACGTTCTATTGTTATACACGAGAAACCTATTGATTTGAATACAGCCTTAAATGCTGATATATTTTCATCGTCTCTACATGCTCTACCAAATAATCAGGCATTTCAGAATGAAGAGAATTCTGTGGGCGAACCAATAGCTTGTGGTGTTATCAGCATTATGGGTGTACCAGTTGcagagaaataa
- the LOC111687043 gene encoding superoxide dismutase [Cu-Zn] 5 isoform X2, with protein sequence MSFLTVHSLQILKYFCVIIVILCNLINDHTIAAQSILDRFRPSSNLSSVGVDEQVKIVSGTKVKRFERFTVPLGGTVNLLQPQPSLYYVAPQWQAGAKITGEGIDGMITFQQLPYNNDIKVTLNATGIPAGKHALHIHTYGDLTDGCKSTGGQFPNNFLGNIDVKEGGEINVAFISVYLTLFGYNGIIGRSIVIHEKPIDLNTALNADIFSSSLHALPNNQAFQNEENSVGEPIACGVISIMGVPVAEK encoded by the exons ATGTCATTTCTAACGGTTCATTCACTTCAAATACTTAAATACTTCTGTGTCATTATAGTAATTTTGTGTAATTTGATCAATGATCATACAATTGCGGCTCAAAGTATTCTAGATCGTTTTCGTCCCAGCTCAAATTTATCTAGTGTTGGTGTCGATGAACAAGTGAAAATTGTTTCCGGCACAAAAGTGAAGCGTTTTGAACGTTTTACAGTGCCATTGGGTGGAACGGTAAATCTTTTGCAACCTCAACCGTCGTTGTATTAT GTGGCACCACAATGGCAGGCAGGAGCTAAAATAACAGGTGAAGGTATAGATGGTATGATAACTTTCCAGCAGTTGCCCTATAATAATGACATCAAGGTTACTCTGAATGCCACTGGTATACCAGCCGGTAAACATGCTCTACACATACACACCTATGGCGACCTAACAGATGGCTGTAAATCGACTGGAGGACAATTTCCAAATAATTTT CTAGGCAATATCGATGTAAAAGAAGGCGGCGAAATAAATGTGGCCTTTATCAGTGTCTATTTAACATTGTTCGGTTATAATGGCATTATAGGACGTTCTATTGTTATACACGAGAAACCTATTGATTTGAATACAGCCTTAAATGCTGATATATTTTCATCGTCTCTACATGCTCTACCAAATAATCAGGCATTTCAGAATGAAGAGAATTCTGTGGGCGAACCAATAGCTTGTGGTGTTATCAGCATTATGGGTGTACCAGTTGcagagaaataa